A part of Camelus bactrianus isolate YW-2024 breed Bactrian camel chromosome 7, ASM4877302v1, whole genome shotgun sequence genomic DNA contains:
- the RNF32 gene encoding RING finger protein 32 isoform X12, translating to MLKNKVLLSCSHVFHRACLQAFEKFTSKKTCPLCRRSQYQTRVIHTGAQLFKAKCVTRIQACWRGHVVRKWYRDLRRTVPPKDAKLRRKFFEEKFTEISHRLLMSYHTDTEELLAEIDRCLAVNRSVLQQLEERCGRELTDEDWGRIQMQALHRGAHECPICLTALSVSGTPSGTGPQQPRREAVLLSCSHVFHRTCLLALEELSWGDAPRHACPLCRSHYQKKILEC from the exons GTGCTGCTGTCCTGTTCCCACGTGTTCCACAGG GCGTGCCTTCAGGCTTTTGAAAAGTTCACAAGCAAAAAAACCTGTCCTCTCTGCAGAAGAAGCCAGTATCAGACCAGAGTGATTCACACCGGGGCCCAACTATTCAAAGCCAAGTGTGTGACCAG GATCCAGGCCTGCTGGAGAGGACACGTGGTCAGGAAGTGGTACCGAGACCTGAGGAGGACGGTGCCACCCAAAGATGCCAAGCTGAGGAGGAAATTCTTTGAAGAAAAG TTCACAGAAATCAGCCACCGCCTGCTGATGTCCTACCACACGGACACAGAGGAGCTCCTGGCCGAGATCGACCGCTGCCTGGCCGTGAACCGCAGCGTCCTccagcagctggaggagaggTGTGGCCGCGAGCTCACGGACGAGGACTGGGGGAGAATCCAGATGCAG GCTCTGCACCGGGGGGCCCACGAGTGCCCCATCTGCCTCACCGCGCTCTCTGTCAGCGGCACCCCCTCGGGGACCGGCCCCCAGCAGCCCCGGCGGGAGGCCGTCCTGCTGTCCTGCTCGCACGTGTTCCACCGCACGTGCCTCCTCGCGCTGGAGGAGCTGTCCTGGGGGGACGCGCCCCGCCACGCCTGTCCCCTCTGCCGCTCTCACTATCAGAAGAAAATCCTTGAATGTTGA